ccaaaatacaaacaaGAACAAAATCAGTACAACGAATCATTATAAAATTAAAGTTCTAGATGTTAATTAAGGGAATCAAATTAATATCAAAAGCTGGAGAAGTCAACATCTAATtgtaacattaaaaaaaaacaacgaaTTAAAACAACAAAGGAAAACGCAAACGAAATCATACAACaattaataaaggaaaagaaacagGGGGGAAATGAAGAGAGAGTGAAGTGGGATTCATCGCCGATGGAGTAGATCTCCTTACTGGCCTTCTGGTTGAACCAATAATAACCAACTTTGTTTATAATCTGATCCATTTGGAGCTTTCAACTTAACGAAAAAAGCAGTAGAAAGCTTAGAGAGAGATGAAGTTGTATCGTCTTCCTCTCCACGCGTTCTTCTGtacaaattttctaaaataaaaaattgaaataggGAAATCGAATTAGGAAGGATCTGCGAGAAAAGGGAGATTGGGGAAATTTGAAAGCAATGAAAAAAAGGGATTTGGGGTTGAGAAAGGTAACGCGAAAAACCTAAAAATAAGGAGGGGCTTTTTCGCGCTACCGATATTTCATCTTCcgccttttttttccttttatttttatagcCTAAATATTAAAAAGTTATGGTTAGATGCTATTAAAAGTCACATTTGTTGTAGTGGTATGAAATTccaattaaaaataaacttatctcaaaattgtaattaataaaacaaaaaaaaaacatattaatgaccATAAAACTTGATCTCTTTAATAATATGGAACAAACATATGTGACAAAAGAAACTCACAACTTGAATAATAATGTGATATTGTCGCAaaatttcttctacacattaggattaaaaataatgtgatattgtagcaaaatttcttctacacactaggattaaaaataattaaatgtaagacataaataattatgtgaacaaacacaaaaattagatgaattttattgatctcgttgttgaaaataatgatgaaagaagACCGGTCCGATACATAACATAAAACCTTTATATAAAGAAGCAACCAATTGGATGACAAAAATGAAAGAGACGAGGGTCAAGGAATTTAGATTTTCCTCTCTGAAATGTTAATTATCCAGATAATTTATACTTGATCCGACCATTTTCCACGTCCTAACTTTAATTTCATGGTCAATTACGAATGCCTAGTTTGTCGCTGATTTTATCTGCAAAACAGACGaataaaaaatcaagttaatacacacacaaaaagaaaaagatcaataAGTTGGGAGAATTAAACAACtaaattttccttaaattttGACAGGAGTTCTCattctaaattttcaattatctcATATCCCTTCAAATTCGAGCAGCAAAACTATATTAAAGTATGGAACACGTACCGACCTTACCTTACAAAACTCACTAATTTCCATAATAAAAGTGAAGTTTGCCTCGCAACTAAAATTGACCGcacacaaaaaaaattatttatcgtcttggttaaaaaaaaaacatttctcCAAAGATTCAAGACAATACCAACAACTTCCTTTTTCATGCAATCTTTATCACATGTAGAATGACACGATGTGTTGGCACTGTCTTTTGCAATGCATGCTTTCGCGCAGGTTTCTACACATGATTTGAATTGAGGCATTACGTTGGATATTTCGCTCTGCAACAACTTAGATCTCATCTCAATCTCAGTGTCCCTTTCAGCTGTCATGTCTGCCCTAGAGAATTGCAGTGATCCCACCACAACAACAATGCACATAAAGAAAACAACCGTACTagtttttgccattttttagttttagcttttagtaagcctatttttttccttatggGTTGATCGTATGAGGAAAGCGAGAGAACACCATTTTATAGCAATTTTAGTTGTTAAATTTAGATCATTGAGCGAAAACTAGGGTTTTCTCTCTCTATACATATTTGTAACAAGTGGTGAATATTTGTTTGTCCTCTAAATACAAGTTTGGGAAGAATGGGTCTTGATTGCAAATAAAATGGTTGTGTTGACTAAAAATGATGTCTCAAAGGAGAATAtgtagaaaacaaaattaaaacatataacTCAAAGttcttgatattaattttatgatttCAAGAACAAATAAGTGATGAAAACATTCCTTTTGCCTTTTCCATAATGTGGTTAATAAGTGATggaaaattaatttacttataaatatttacttttcaccttcttaacatcattttcatattttgaattattttttatttactaatttaatttgATATGCATTTACTCTTGGATGTCTCAAATTGATTCCTTCCTTTTATTAGATTTTATTTAGGGAAAATGATCATTTTGATCTCAAGTTCTGAAAAATATGTATGTTTGGTTACTGAATTTTGAAAGTGTACTTTTTTAGTCTCTAGGTTTATAAGAATGAGTTTATTTGAGTGAGATAATGATTATGGTTGCAACCAAGTGATGGCAAAGAATAATAATGCAATATCCTAGTAGGAAGAAAATGAGAGAGAAGCCAAAGTATGAGAGTTATAGGGTATTTATTCATAATTATAAATTGCAAGGGGAGAGGGGGCTTTCGttaaaaaggagagagagaaaccCCGATTTCGGGTATGTATCTTTAAATTTGAAACCTAATTAAACAACATACGTCAAATAATAAATCTTAATACCAAGAATTAGCATAAAACAAAAGCAAGAAAGAGATGATTATAATATTTGATTAACTATTTTTGGTATAGATCATCTCTCAATGAAttacttttaaaacaaaaatatgaaaatcaatctAAAATACAGGCAGACCTCTGGTCGTCCTATGTCTTGCAATAACCCATCTTCTTGTATTCCCCTCTTAGCTTTTGATCCTAATATATTATTGAAGAGATGTCTTCGATAatgatacattttttttaattattatttcataaagTTATTAATTCTTGAAGGCAGTGACTTCGgaggggagaaaaagaaagccAATTATTTTTGTTAGAGATCATAGGGGGAAAATTattgttgttttatttatttatttattttataaaacctCCAGCCCCATCCTAATCTAATTTTTTTCCAATCATATTGTGTTTTATTTAAATTGTCTATAATAAccatttgatatatatatatatatatatatatatatatatatatatatatatatatatatatatatatagaatattTAGCAGTATAATATTTATGctgtataaaagaaaaaaaaaagaaaagaaaaaaagagaaaagaaagaaagaagagaatgtTAAGAGAGAGTACATGAGTCAATTATATTAAAAGTAGCATAGCTTAAACCCCCTAATTAATTATCGAGGGCATTAATATGATATAACTTTGACAGAAAATAAAATTCAATGAAGCATCTCAGTCATCTTCATCACAAACACTCAGGAAATTCAACATATAACAACATGAAAACCCacacattattttatttaaatagatTAACTTGGTTTCCAAAGCTTAGTTGATCTTGCAATTCTCATCAATAATCCCAATTTCTTTTGCTGTGAAGCCCATCAGATTCAGATATTCTGGCCAACACTCATGTTCTGTATTCTTAATTGCATGGCAGCAGTTCAAACTTATTTTCCATTTATGCCGATTTCGAAATATAGCTCGAATATCATCGATACATTTACCCAGTTGAGGCAGAGATCTCAAACAATCGAAGGCACCATCCAACTTAATTCGTGCTGCAGGGCTCACTTCCGCATCACCTCGGCTTGCTTCTACCGTGGATGAGAAAACCAttgctaaaagaaaaagaacacaGAATTTTGTAAGAAGAGTCATGGTGGGAAAGAAATTCGAGAAGGAAACAATTAAAGCTTATGTCTATGTATTGTGTCATTGGGGGTTTATATAGGGGAGTATTTGGTTTAGATTCTATATATATTTACCAAACAAAAGAGAGGGAAGAGTAGTAATTTTgcaaagattgaaagaaagaaatggacGTGGACATGGACGAAATAACATCCCTCGTGAGTATTCTTCCACTAACTTCCCATATGCGTGATGGGGAGAGATATGTTAGgcaagaaattgaaaaaaaaaaaataagagaaattCATCTTCAGCAGTTCACATCATCCCCTTCCACCAAACAGAAaaactaaagaagaaaaagaacagAGAACCCctgtgtttatttattttattttattttttttaccttttacAGGACCAAGAATAGAGGAAGGGCATGGCCTTGCCGCTGAGAATAGCGAGCCGATCCAAAACATCTGAGACCCAAAACGACATGCCGTTGGAAATAGTAGAAGAAGCGTACCTTTGAGACGAGGAGGGTGGTTGGGGAAGGGAAGGATTTCGAGGAAATGGGGTTGTTCCAGACGGCCGTTTCTGGAGATGGAGAGTCACGGCGACGGTGGTCTCTGTCTTTCTCTTCCATGGTTATGGCTGAGAGCGGCAGTTGTTCAgtagaagaagaataagaagaagaacagTCATTTACGGGGAAGAGTTGAGATTTTTGGGGAATTGAAAGAATCTTAGAAATTTGACTTTTTAGAAAAGGGTAAAGGAGGAAAAATGACTTTTAATTAATGATTTTGGATTAACGTGATAGGAATAAGATTTTACATGCTTATATTATTATATCTTTACAAAACAAAGTAATTTgtgcaaattttttttttgttcatccaATTTTTTGAATTGTAAGTTTTTCTCAAACAATTAGTGGAGTTTATAGGACTCGAGAAGATAACTTAGTAAAGAAAACAACGACGACAACCACAACGACAACGATAAGATTTTCTCTATCCCTCgttctttctctctctattttagagaaaagaaaagaagggttAAGAGTTAgagatttaaaaaataataatgatgataatcACGATCAATAGCACAAACATTTTACTTATggttaaaatgttttttttaagaaaagaataattaaataaaaggaAAGTGGCAAATGAAAATAGTAAGTTTTTCCTTAcacatttttgttttaaaaaaatgagaataagaaactttataaaaaaaggaacaaaaaatAAGAATTCAAATTCCGAAAGAAATTATTTGTTATATGCGGTGTCAATCCTTGGGAGTAGGTTGTTGaggataaagaaaaaaaaagacacgTTCAGAGGTACAAGAAATGTCCTTTGCGTATAGTTGTTGCTAGAATCTCCGTGTCAACaattggtttatttattttgatggtTTATTTAGTTATTCGTCTAGCCCCATACCCTAATCTAATTTTTCCAATCATACTGTGTTTTATATAAATTGTCTATAATAATCATTTGATATATGCATGTGTCCTAAATTCTAAATAATACAATACCTAAGtgaacaaaattatatataagtaTAAGGTTATTCCATTCCACTAATGgaagaaaatttagaaatataatattattttgtagAAAACAAATACAAGCTaagaatatttatattattgaaataaaaatagaggaagaatgaaaacAATCATGATTAGAATAGAAtggaaatttaaaaacaaaaatatgaaattaaaaaattaaacaaaaacacATAAATATTCAGAGTTAAAAATGGAAATTTCTCCCTTGATATATTCTTCACCAATTTCCTAATTTTCTCGACCCATCTCCCagttttctctttatttttttccatcCAAACACAATTTTTCTATCATCTCGACAAACATTGTTTTTTTCACTTTACAGTATCAAATTccaattaaaaataaacttatctcaaaattgtaattaataaaaacaataaaacataTTAATAACCATAAAACTTGATCTCTTTAATGATATATCAAACACTGCAGACAAAGATGGAACAAACATATGTGACAAAATAAACTCACAACTTGAATAATAATGTGATATTGTCGCAaaatttcttctacacattaggattaaaaataattaaatgtaagaCATAAATAAATATGTGAACAAACACAAAGTTAGATGACTTTTATTGATCCGTTGttgaaaataatgatgaaaAAGACCACAACGATACATAACATAAAACCTTTGTATAAAGAAGCAACCAATTGGATGACAAAAACGAAAGACAGGGTCAAGGAATTTAATTGGATTTTCCTATCTGAAATATTAATTATCCAAATAATTTATACTTGATCTGACCATTTTCCACGTCCCAACTTTAATTTCATGGTCAATTACGAATGCCTAGTTTGTCGCTGATTTTATCTGCAAAACAGACGAATAAAAAATCGAAGTTAAcacacaaataaaaagaaaacgaTCAATAAGTTGGgagaaataaacaactaaattttCGTTAAATTTTGACATGAGTTTTCGTTCTAAAATTTCAATTGTCATATCCCTTCAAATTCTAGCGTCAAAACTATATTAAAGTATGGAACACGTACCGACCTTACCTTACTAAAACTCACTAATTTCCATAACAAAAGTGAAGTTTGCCTCGCAACTAAAATTGACCGCACACAAAAAAACTATTTATCGtcttgattaaaaaaaaaaaaacatatcttCAAAGATTCAAGACGATACCAACAACTTCCTTTTTCATGCAATCTTTATCACATGTAGAATGACACGATGTGTTGGCACCGTCTTTTGCGATGCATGCTTTCTCACAGGTTTCCACACATGATTTGAATTGAGGCATTACGCTGGATATTTCGCTCTGCAACAACTTAGATCTCATCTCAATCTCAGTGTCCCTGTCAGCAGTCATGTCTGCCCTAGAGAATTGCAGTGATCCCACCACAACAACAATGCACATAAAGAAAACTACCGTACTggtttttgccattttttagttttagcttttagtaagcctatttttttccttatggGTTGATCGTATGAGCTGGAAAGCGAGAGAACACCATTTTATAGCAATTTTAGTTGTTAAATTTAGATCATTGAGCGAAAACTAGGGTTTTCTCTCTATATACGTATTTGTAACAAGTGGTGAATATTTGTTTGTCCTTTAAACACAAGTTTGGGAAGAATGGGCCTTGATTGCAAATAAAATGGTTGGGTTGACTAAAAATTATGTCTCAAAGGAGAATATGTAGAAAATGAAAACATATACAGCTTAGCGTGTGTAACTCAAAGTTCTCGATGTTAATTTTATGATTTCAAGAATAAATAAGTGATGAAAACATTATTTTTATGAACGCCTATATAGTTAAAAGAAGTCCTTGTGCCTTTTCCATAATGTGGTTAATAAGTGATggaaaattaatttacttataaatatttacttttcaccttcttaacatcattttcattttttgaattttatttttattatttactaatttaatttgATGTTCATTTACTCTTGGATGCCTCAAATTGATTCCTTCCTTTTATTAGATTTTGTTTAAGGAAAATGATCATTTTGATCTCAAGTTCTGAAAAATATGTGTGTTTGGTTACTGAATTTTGAAAGTGTACTTTTTTAGTCTCTAGGTTTATAAGAATGAGTTTATTTGATCCCGAGTTTTCAAAATGTACCTTTTCGATCccatgttttttaaaatatgtttaaaaggTCCCTCaaataactatataattttattttaattaattatataacattttcaattaaataaattatttctaaaaatcatatcatctctaaaactatt
This region of Cucumis melo cultivar AY chromosome 7, USDA_Cmelo_AY_1.0, whole genome shotgun sequence genomic DNA includes:
- the LOC127150178 gene encoding egg cell-secreted protein 1.2-like, whose amino-acid sequence is MFWIGSLFSAARPCPSSILGPVKAMVFSSTVEASRGDAEVSPAARIKLDGAFDCLRSLPQLGKCIDDIRAIFRNRHKWKISLNCCHAIKNTEHECWPEYLNLMGFTAKEIGIIDENCKIN
- the LOC127150183 gene encoding uncharacterized protein LOC127150183 isoform X1 produces the protein MAKTSTVVFFMCIVVVVGSLQFSRADMTAERDTEIEMRSKLLQSEISNVMPQFKSCVETCAKACIAKDSANTSCHSTCDKDCMKKEVVGRGTARGRPTRGRKDA
- the LOC127150183 gene encoding uncharacterized protein LOC127150183 isoform X2, giving the protein MAKTSTVVFFMCIVVVVGSLQFSRADMTAERDTEIEMRSKLLQSEISNVMPQFKSCVETCAKACIAKDSANTSCHSTCDKDCMKKEVVDKISDKLGIRN
- the LOC127150183 gene encoding uncharacterized protein LOC127150183 isoform X3 produces the protein MAKTSTVVFFMCIVVVVGSLQFSRADMTAERDTEIEMRSKLLQSEISNVMPQFKSCVETCAKACIAKDSANTSCHSTCDKDCMKKEVVDKISDKLGIRN